The Martelella endophytica genome contains the following window.
AGCGACAGGACACGGGGAATGGTCTTGAGCTCAAGATCGAGGTCGAGCTGAGGGTAGGCCTCGACCGCCACCCGGACGGCCTCCTCGGGGTTGGCGTGCGTCCAGCCCCATCCCTTTGCGATGGCCCGCAAAGCCGCCGCAAGCATTTCGGCATTATCCTGCAGGGCGTCGTCGGTGGCGAAATAGACATTGGCGTAGGAAGGCAGGCCCGTATCCTTCATCATAAGGTCAATGCGATCGGGGCCGATGACGGAGAGTGCCTGGGTGTTGGTGATCCATCCGGTAACGGCATCGACCTGGCCCGTGGTGAGCGGCGTCATGTCGAAACCGATGTTGGTAATGGTCAGGCTGGACGGATCGATCTTGTTCTTGAGCAGAATGGCATCGAGCACAAAGCGCGCCGTTGGCTGGATGCCGATGCGTTTGCCGACCATGTCCTGAACGCTGCGGATCGGCGCCTTCGGCAGCGAGTAGAAGGCGAACGGTGCCATGCGGAACCCGCAGGCGAAGATCTTCACCGGCACGCCGGAAGCGCGGGCAAGAAGCAGCTGGGCGGAATCCGAGAACTGGCCGAACTGCGCCTGTCCGGTCACGACCGGCGGCACGGTCGCCGAATTCGGCCCGCCGGGCGAGAATTCGACCTCCAGACCTTCTTCCTCGAAGAAACCTTTCCTGGCCGCGACGATGTCGCCGATCTGGCCGTTGCTCATCAGCCAGTCATACTTGATGACGACCTTTGCGGCCGCGCTGGAATTGCGCGGGGTGAAAAGGCTGAAGCCCGCCGCCGTGGCGGCCAGTGTGAAGGCGCCGGCCTTCAGGACCGCCCGCCTTCCGGGCATTGTCGCATTCTTATTTTCTGTCATTGCGTTCCCCTATTTGTTTTTGAACGTATGCAGCAGATTGGTGGTCAGTCGATGTCGCCGACAGGGCCGCCATCGGCCCAGGCGTAGAGTTCCCAGAGATTGTCGTCCGGATCGGCGAAATAGCAGCAGCGGGCATTCCAGCCATAGTCCTGCGGCGGTCCCTGAAAGGCGACGCCGGCGGCCTTCAGCTCTTCATAGGCATGATCCACCG
Protein-coding sequences here:
- a CDS encoding ABC transporter substrate-binding protein, with the protein product MTENKNATMPGRRAVLKAGAFTLAATAAGFSLFTPRNSSAAAKVVIKYDWLMSNGQIGDIVAARKGFFEEEGLEVEFSPGGPNSATVPPVVTGQAQFGQFSDSAQLLLARASGVPVKIFACGFRMAPFAFYSLPKAPIRSVQDMVGKRIGIQPTARFVLDAILLKNKIDPSSLTITNIGFDMTPLTTGQVDAVTGWITNTQALSVIGPDRIDLMMKDTGLPSYANVYFATDDALQDNAEMLAAALRAIAKGWGWTHANPEEAVRVAVEAYPQLDLDLELKTIPRVLSLSFDEATGKNGWGTFDSAAIAEQISIYNTIGQFKSGAPKLEDCYSETILDMTADDRPKIA